CTGCCGGCACCCCCGACTAACTACACCACCTGCCGGCACCCTCGACTAACTACACCACCTGCCAGCACCCCCGACTAACTACAACACCTGCCGGCGAAGCCGGAAAATCTGTGTAATAATTAATCTGTGTAAATCCGTGTAATCTGTGTTTAAAAAAATTTAGTGTTTATAAAAATCTGTGTAAATCCGTGTAATCTGTGTTTAAAAAAATTTAGTATTTATAAAAATCTGTGTAAATCCGTATAATCTGTGTTTAAAAAAATTTAGTGTTTATAAAAATCTGTGTAAATCCGTGTAATCTGTGTTTAAAAAAAATCTGTGTTTACTTCTTCTATACTCCTCCCACGGCTTCGCCCCGTCAGTCCCATCGGGCCCAACAAAAATACCTATTTCCCCATCCCAAATCTTCCCTCTATTTCTCCTTATCCCACAACAACAGCACTTCCTCATCCCCCAGACCGGCCTCGTACATACGAAACTCGTCACTCCCCATCACCATATACCTTATCTTCCTGCTGATAAGCCGCTCAACCTTATCCACCAGCTTCAGCAAATAATTCTTATTGATCTCATTCCCCACAAAGATCAGGTCGATCACCTGATGATCCGTCCCACGGGCAAAAGCCCCGGTCACAAAAACCTTGTCGAGATTACCCAACTGATCAATCACCGTCTCGACGATCTTGTCGAAACCCAGATGTTTTAACAGAATATTATGTATATCGTTGAAAAGAGGATGATGAGTATTCGCCCGGAAACGCTTCTTGTTCCCATCCAGCTCAGAATTAAGCAAACCTGCCTGCTCGAATTTATTCAACTCCAGACGTATGGCATTGCTCGACTCACCAAATTCGGTCTCAAGATTGCGCAAATAAGAACTGGAATTGCTGTTCAGGAAAAACTTGAGCAATAGCTTAATGCGGGTTTTGGATGTGATTAGCGCTTCAAGCACGTTGACCTCGGTTTGAACAACAAATATAATGTAAAATTTATAGATTGAGTAAATTTTTTACTCATTTTTTCAACAATTAATAAAAAATTATGAGCATCGGGAAACATTAACACAAAGTTACAGGCGACAGGTTGCAAGCGACAACTCATCACCCATCACTCATCACTCATCACCCAAACCCACACTACCTGCAACCTGTAACCTGCAGCCTGCAACCATAGAGCAGGTAACTTGATATTAATCATTCCCGATACTCATAAAAAAAAATAATCTGCCTCCTGCTATGAAATTCGGGAAAATTGTATCTTAGCATTATTCTAATGTTGGGAATAAAGGGTTATCAGTATGAGGAAGCGATCGCTAATTCTGGTTATTGATCTTGTTATAGTCTTCCTGTCATTCCTGTTTTTTGCCTGGATCAAGCCGGGTACCAAAGCTGTTATTCTTCCCAATTACTGGTTGCCTTTTTTATATTTCCTGCTGATCTGGCTTGCCATATCCATATTCCTCGGTAAATTCAGGATGGATAGGGTAAAGGATTCGAGGGATGTGGTCATTCCTATCCTGATCAACAATTTCACCATTCTGTCTGTCGTCAGCATCATCATTTATTCCTTCCAGTTTCAGTTTTTCTCCCGCAGCATTGTATTCGGTACCATTGCACTGGCCACGGTACTTGAATTGATCCTGGGGATGGTGTACTATGCTTTTGCCCGGCCGGTGAGGATAGCAGAAGACCGCGACGTACATATGAACGGCCATGTGGTGCAAGCACAGCAGGCTCAAAAAGTTGAATTAAAGGAGATCCTGGTAAAAAAGCAACTCGACGACAAGGCTTATGAGCGCATACGTGACCTTATCACCGAAGAAGCCGGCTCCAGTGTTTTTGATTTCATCGAAAAATCGATCAACCTCCGTGATCCCAAACATCTTATTCTCTCAACAACCACCCGCTTCAACATCCTGAATCAACCGGAAGAATTTTATCACAACATCATAAACCTGAAGCGGATCAACGATATCCGTTATATCAACAAGTTCTTCGAATCGGTGAACAACAAACTGGAATACGGGGGGATGTTCATTGATTTTGCAGAGACCTATGTTTTGCGGAAAAGGCGTATCCTGCACCGTTACTGGGTACCTTTTAATTATATGGTATATTTCCTCGATTGGGTCTGGAAGCGTTTCCTGCCAAAAATGCCCCTTCTTAAAAAGGTATATTTCTTCCTGACCAAAGGGCGCAATCGCGTGATCTCCAAGGCTGAAACCTTTGGAAGACTGTATTCCTGCGGTTTTGAGATCACCGGGGAAAGACTCATTGAAGGCAGTTTATATTTCTGTGCCCGCAAGATCAAGGAGCCGGCTTACGATTACAACCCGACTTACGGGCCGGTGATCACCCTCAAACGATATGGTAAAGGCGGCAAGCTTTTTAACGTTTATAAGCTGCGCACCATGCATGCCTATTCGGAGTACCTCCAGGATTATATCTACGATAAGTATAACCTTGCAGAAGGAGGGAAATTCAACAACGATTTCCGGGTAACCACTCTCGGTAGGTTCCTCCGGAAATTCTGGCTGGATGAGCTTCCCATGCTGGTCAACGTTTTCAGGGGAGACATGAAGATCGTCGGTGTCAGACCCCTCAGCCGGCATTATTTCAACCTCTACGTCGAGGAAGTCAGAAAGAAACGCATCAAATTCAAACCCGGACTCATCCCCCCTTACTACGCCGATATGCCCAATACCCTCGAAGAAATCATGGAGTCGGAGATGAAATACCTCAACGCCTGCGAAAAACACCCCTTTATCACAGATATCAGATATTTCTTCCTGGCACTGAAAAATATAATATTCAAAAGGGCGAGGAGTAAGTGAAATAATGTATCAAACGTCGGCGGCCTCGACTAAAAGAAAACTTTATATACGCACAGCCCACCGGCGGCCTCGACTACGCTCGGACCTTGACCAGGAGAGAACTTTTTATACGCACAGCCTGCCGGCGGCCTCGACTACGCTCGGACCTTGACCAGGAGAGAACTTTATATACGCACAGCCCACCGGCGAAGCCGGGAAATCTGTGAAATAATTAATCTGTGAAAATCTGTGTAATCTGTGTTTAAAAAAATCTATGTTTAAAAAATCTGTGTTTAAAAAATCTGTGTTTAAAAAAATCTATGTCTAAAAAATCTGTGTTTAAAAAAATTAATCTATGTTTAAAAAAAATAATCTATGTTTAAAAAAAATAATCTGTGTTTAAATAATAACTAACAATGTTCAGCAAACCCAATATCCTCACCACCATCATCATAGTATTCCTGAGTTTACATCTAAATAGCCAGGTTGTATACGAGCACATTTCCAACGCAGGAATCTATGAATTCCTGGAAGAATTGGCCAATGACGGAATTATTGAATTAAACACCACGGTAAAACCATGGTCGCGGACTTTCATAGCCGATAAACTGATGGAGGCCAAAACCAGAGAATATCAGCTTAACGGGCGCCAGCTCCATGATCTGGAATTTTATATGAACAGCTATACCCTGGAGCTGAAATCCTGGCCTCAGACCCATCCCGACATGGATATCTTCCGCAAAAACCGGAGGCTGGCAACATCGCTCAATCCGCTGGCATTGTTATATAAAGACAGTGTTTTCACGGCTTCCCTGAAACCCATCTGGGGCATACAATACTGGGCCAACGATAACGGCAACATTAACCATATGTGGGGTGGGGCTGAAATGTATGGTTATATTGGCAAAAACGTTGGTTTCTATGGCAGCCTGCGCGACAACAACGAGTCGGAATGGCTGGAAAAGCCGGATTATTTTACTCTGAGGCAAGGCGTTCCGGCAAAAAACTTTGGAATTGAAGGAGTTGATTACAGCGAGGCGCGCGGCGGTATCTACTTTTCCTGGAAATGGGGCAACATAGGCATTGCCAAGGATCATTTTATCTGGGGCAATAACTATCATGGCGCCAATATTTTTTCAGGAAGACAACCTTCGTTCGGACAAATTCAGTTGAATCTTTACCCTGCCCGCTGGTTCGAGTTCCACTATGTGCACGGTTGGTTGGTTTCGGAGGTCGTTGACAGCGCCCGCTCCTATTGGGACGGTGACATCTATCGTGTGGTTTATCACAATAAATACCTGGCTGCCAATATTTTCTCATTTACACCCATACGGCGATTGAATATCTCTCTGGGTAATTCGATCATTTACAGCGATATCGGCGTACAAGCCGCTTATCTGGTACCTTTCCTGTTTTATAAATCCGTTGACCATACCCTGAACTCCACCAATAAAAACGGACAAAACGGGCAAAATTCCCAGATGTTTTTCGATATCAGCTCACGCAACCTGAAACATCTGCATGTGTATGTCACCCTTTTCGTCGATGAATTCAAGATGGACAGGGTACGCAATCCCAATGAACATAATTTCCTGAGTTGGAAAGTCGGTGGACGGGTTTCTGATTTCCCTGTGCAAAACCTGTCCCTAACGGCAGAATATACCCGAACCAACCCGGGAACCTACGAGCACAATATCTCAACCACCACCTTTGAGAGCAATAAATACAACCTGGGGCATTATATGAGGTCGAATTCGGAAGAGTATTACCTTTCTCTGGCCTGGAAACCCATCCGGGGCTTAAAGGTCGAGGGATCCTGGGTGCTGGCACGGCATGGGAATGATTATGGATACGGCA
This genomic window from Bacteroidota bacterium contains:
- a CDS encoding sugar transferase, with the protein product MRKRSLILVIDLVIVFLSFLFFAWIKPGTKAVILPNYWLPFLYFLLIWLAISIFLGKFRMDRVKDSRDVVIPILINNFTILSVVSIIIYSFQFQFFSRSIVFGTIALATVLELILGMVYYAFARPVRIAEDRDVHMNGHVVQAQQAQKVELKEILVKKQLDDKAYERIRDLITEEAGSSVFDFIEKSINLRDPKHLILSTTTRFNILNQPEEFYHNIINLKRINDIRYINKFFESVNNKLEYGGMFIDFAETYVLRKRRILHRYWVPFNYMVYFLDWVWKRFLPKMPLLKKVYFFLTKGRNRVISKAETFGRLYSCGFEITGERLIEGSLYFCARKIKEPAYDYNPTYGPVITLKRYGKGGKLFNVYKLRTMHAYSEYLQDYIYDKYNLAEGGKFNNDFRVTTLGRFLRKFWLDELPMLVNVFRGDMKIVGVRPLSRHYFNLYVEEVRKKRIKFKPGLIPPYYADMPNTLEEIMESEMKYLNACEKHPFITDIRYFFLALKNIIFKRARSK
- a CDS encoding capsule assembly Wzi family protein, which translates into the protein MFSKPNILTTIIIVFLSLHLNSQVVYEHISNAGIYEFLEELANDGIIELNTTVKPWSRTFIADKLMEAKTREYQLNGRQLHDLEFYMNSYTLELKSWPQTHPDMDIFRKNRRLATSLNPLALLYKDSVFTASLKPIWGIQYWANDNGNINHMWGGAEMYGYIGKNVGFYGSLRDNNESEWLEKPDYFTLRQGVPAKNFGIEGVDYSEARGGIYFSWKWGNIGIAKDHFIWGNNYHGANIFSGRQPSFGQIQLNLYPARWFEFHYVHGWLVSEVVDSARSYWDGDIYRVVYHNKYLAANIFSFTPIRRLNISLGNSIIYSDIGVQAAYLVPFLFYKSVDHTLNSTNKNGQNGQNSQMFFDISSRNLKHLHVYVTLFVDEFKMDRVRNPNEHNFLSWKVGGRVSDFPVQNLSLTAEYTRTNPGTYEHNISTTTFESNKYNLGHYMRSNSEEYYLSLAWKPIRGLKVEGSWVLARHGNDYGYGKGQTNDPQNQPVLKDITWDNHTYRLSARYEFIDNAYVFVHLILSDIQGYDVDNQTPQYYLDKFSPAFFQGKHTTVSFGFNVGF
- a CDS encoding ArsR family transcriptional regulator yields the protein MLEALITSKTRIKLLLKFFLNSNSSSYLRNLETEFGESSNAIRLELNKFEQAGLLNSELDGNKKRFRANTHHPLFNDIHNILLKHLGFDKIVETVIDQLGNLDKVFVTGAFARGTDHQVIDLIFVGNEINKNYLLKLVDKVERLISRKIRYMVMGSDEFRMYEAGLGDEEVLLLWDKEK